A window of Micrococcus endophyticus contains these coding sequences:
- a CDS encoding zinc-ribbon domain-containing protein, whose product MGVSSIRREESRRRAQDRPWHPSKNGGLTPADVANARNASAWWLCSLCGAEWEAVVGQRTRRQTLGCPDCGKARAGAARSRPQPGLSLADLRPDLAAQWHPTRNAPLTPHDVRPGSHKRVWWRSPGGQEWESSVYNRTSKRPSSEAHGDAGPDSPDSA is encoded by the coding sequence GTGGGCGTCTCGAGCATCCGCCGCGAAGAAAGCCGACGCCGAGCGCAGGATCGGCCGTGGCATCCATCAAAGAATGGCGGCCTGACACCGGCGGACGTGGCGAATGCGCGGAACGCATCCGCGTGGTGGCTCTGCAGTCTCTGCGGTGCCGAATGGGAGGCTGTCGTCGGGCAGCGAACTCGACGTCAGACCCTTGGCTGCCCGGACTGCGGGAAAGCGCGCGCCGGAGCAGCACGATCCCGCCCCCAGCCTGGGCTGTCATTGGCAGACCTCCGCCCGGACCTGGCCGCGCAGTGGCACCCGACCCGAAACGCGCCGTTGACGCCCCATGACGTCAGACCCGGTTCGCATAAGCGGGTGTGGTGGAGAAGTCCCGGTGGGCAGGAGTGGGAGTCATCTGTCTATAACCGCACATCCAAACGCCCATCGTCCGAGGCTCACGGCGACGCAGGCCCGGACTCCCCCGACTCCGCGTGA